In Antennarius striatus isolate MH-2024 chromosome 10, ASM4005453v1, whole genome shotgun sequence, one DNA window encodes the following:
- the slc44a1b gene encoding choline transporter-like protein 1 isoform X2: MGCCGSTERTKREWRPLEDRSCTDLPWFLLFTVFCVGMGSICGFTIATGGAARLVFGYDSYGNTCGQRNERLDGVHLSGLDHTDRKFVFFLDPCNIDLVQRKIRSTALCVSLCPTEELRTYQDLKRFAMVNGSDLCAYDLAGHKYPGLPERFTKCPKLPVPPSKPLPVFNRCTPLDVSCYARFAEAMVTFVGDDGVVHRLIAGVAASKEIIIGLCFLALVLSMILMVIIRYISAVLVWILTALVVLGSLAGTSVLWWLYIDHRLYGNDTTTKDTKEEGSRDSGQALLVYAAASTIFTVIVLLLMLFMRKRVALTIALFHVAGKVFFHLPLLTLQPFVTFLTLLIFWIYWILVLLFLGTTGNPVQNEETGLIEFRLTGPLQYLTWYHAVGLVWITEFVLACQQMTVAGAVVTYYFTRDKNRLPVTPILSSVLRLVRYHLGTVAKGSFIITLVKIPRLILMYIHNQLKGKENACARCLLKACICCLWCLEKCLNYLNQNAYAATAINSTSFCTSARDAFVILVENALRVATINAVGDFVLFLGKILIVTSTAFAGVLLLNYQRDYAEWLLPLIIVCLFSFLVAHCFLSVFEIVVDVLFLCFAIDTKYNDGTPGKEFFMDKALMEFVESSRRLERAAERGRSRVKEVVSEGVEMKPMAPGTSPA, from the exons ATGGGATGCTGCGGCAGCACGGAG aggACAAAGAGAGAATGGAGACCGCTGGAGGACCGGAGCTGCACCGACCTGCCCTGGTTCCTGCTCTTCACCGTCTTCTGCGTCGGCATG GGCTCCATCTGCGGCTTCACCATCGCCACCGGCGGCGCCGCTCGCCTCGTCTTCGGCTACGACAGCTACGGAAACACGTGTGGTCAACGCAACGAGCGGCTCGACGGCGTCCACCTCAGTGGGCTGGACCACACCGACAGGAA GTTCGTCTTCTTCCTGGACCCGTGTAACATCGACCTGGTCCAGAGGAAGATCCGCTCCACGGCTCTGTGCGTCTCCCTGTGTCCCACCGAGGAGCTGAGGACCTACCAGGATCTCAAGAGGTTCGCCATGGTCAACG GTTCGGACTTGTGTGCCTACGACTTAGCAGGTCATAAATACCCCGGTCTACCTGAGAGGTTCACCAAATGCCCCAAACTACCTGTTCCACCCAG TAAACCTTTGCCAGTGTTTAACCGCTGCACCCCATTGGACGTCTCCTGCTACGCGAGGTTCGCTGAGGCTATGGTGACCTTCGTGGGCGACGACGGCGTTGTGCACCGCCTGATCGCCGGCGTCGCCGCCAGTAAAGAGATCATCATCGGACTGTGTTTTCTGGCTCTGG TCCTGTCCATGATCCTGATGGTGATCATTCGGTACATCTCGGCCGTCCTCGTCTGGATCCTCACCGCTCTGGTCGTCCTGGGATCTCTTg CGGGGACCAGCGTCCTTTGGTGGCTCTACATCGACCACCGTCTCTATGGAAACGACACCACCACTAAAGACACCAAGGAGGAGGGCAGCAGGGACAGTGGACAGGCGCTGCTCGTCTACGCCGCCGCCTCCACCATCTTCACT GTCATCGTGCTTCTGTTGATGCTGTTCATGAGGAAGCGAGTCGCGCTGACCATCGCCTTGTTCCATGTCGCCGGCAAGGTCTTCTtccacctccccctcctcacTCTGCAACCCTTCGTCAccttcctcaccctcctcaTCTTCTGGATCTACTGGATCCTGGTTCTGCTATTCCTGGGAACCACTG GGAACCCAGTCCAGAATGAGGAGACAGGTCTGATAGAGTTCAGACTGACCGGACCTCTACAGTACCTGACCTGGTACCACGCCGTCGGTCTGGTCTGGATCACGGAGTTCGTCTTGGCCTGTCAGCAGATGACGGTGGCCGGAGCTGTGGTCACGTACTACTTCACCAG GGACAAGAACCGACTGCCAGTGACCCCCATCCTGTCTTCAGTCCTGAGGTTGGTCCGTTACCACCTGGGCACCGTCGCTAAAGGGTCCTTCATCATTACACTGGTCAAGATCCCGAGACTCATCCTCATGTACATCCACAACCAGCTCAAAGGAAAG GAGAACGCTTGCGCTCGTTGTCTGCTCAAAGCTTGTATCTGCTGCCTGTGGTGTTTGGAGAAGTGCCTCAACTATCTCAATCAG aatgcatatGCAGCCACAGCCATCAACAGCACCAGTTTCTGCACGTCAGCACGGGATGCCTTCGTGATCCTGGTGGAGAACGCCCTGCGCGTCGCCACAATCAACGCCGTGGGAGACTTTGTGCTCTTCCTGGGGAAG ATCCTGATCGTGACGTCAACGGCGTTCGCCGgcgtcctcctcctgaactacCAGCGGGACTACGCCGAGTGGCTGCTGCCGCTCATCATCGTGTGTCTCTTCTCCTTCCTGGTGGCTCACTGCTTCCTGTCCGTCTTCGAGATCGTGGTGGACGTCCTCTTCCTGTGCTTCGCCATCGACACCAAGTACAACGACGGCACCCCGGGGAAGGAGTTCTTCATGGACAAAGCCCTGATG GAGTTCGTGGAGAGCAGCCGGCGGTTGGAGCGGGCGGCGGAGCGTGGGCGGAGCCGGGTGAAGGAAGTGGTTTCAGAGGGGGTGGAGATGAAGCCCATG GCTCCTGGGACGAGTCCGGCGTGA
- the slc44a1b gene encoding choline transporter-like protein 1 isoform X1, with protein sequence MGCCGSTERTKREWRPLEDRSCTDLPWFLLFTVFCVGMGSICGFTIATGGAARLVFGYDSYGNTCGQRNERLDGVHLSGLDHTDRKFVFFLDPCNIDLVQRKIRSTALCVSLCPTEELRTYQDLKRFAMVNGSDLCAYDLAGHKYPGLPERFTKCPKLPVPPSKPLPVFNRCTPLDVSCYARFAEAMVTFVGDDGVVHRLIAGVAASKEIIIGLCFLALVLSMILMVIIRYISAVLVWILTALVVLGSLAGTSVLWWLYIDHRLYGNDTTTKDTKEEGSRDSGQALLVYAAASTIFTVIVLLLMLFMRKRVALTIALFHVAGKVFFHLPLLTLQPFVTFLTLLIFWIYWILVLLFLGTTGNPVQNEETGLIEFRLTGPLQYLTWYHAVGLVWITEFVLACQQMTVAGAVVTYYFTRDKNRLPVTPILSSVLRLVRYHLGTVAKGSFIITLVKIPRLILMYIHNQLKGKENACARCLLKACICCLWCLEKCLNYLNQNAYAATAINSTSFCTSARDAFVILVENALRVATINAVGDFVLFLGKILIVTSTAFAGVLLLNYQRDYAEWLLPLIIVCLFSFLVAHCFLSVFEIVVDVLFLCFAIDTKYNDGTPGKEFFMDKALMEFVESSRRLERAAERGRSRVKEVVSEGVEMKPMVSDSRGGEARPESSSGEAWTGLDVGGGEWAELQEFQVYYLLVGVLVDWALAEQSGFVLCLSEDVFLFLCVYLPTSTLFLFVSLLHSPSHASSGSKSGVVTATC encoded by the exons ATGGGATGCTGCGGCAGCACGGAG aggACAAAGAGAGAATGGAGACCGCTGGAGGACCGGAGCTGCACCGACCTGCCCTGGTTCCTGCTCTTCACCGTCTTCTGCGTCGGCATG GGCTCCATCTGCGGCTTCACCATCGCCACCGGCGGCGCCGCTCGCCTCGTCTTCGGCTACGACAGCTACGGAAACACGTGTGGTCAACGCAACGAGCGGCTCGACGGCGTCCACCTCAGTGGGCTGGACCACACCGACAGGAA GTTCGTCTTCTTCCTGGACCCGTGTAACATCGACCTGGTCCAGAGGAAGATCCGCTCCACGGCTCTGTGCGTCTCCCTGTGTCCCACCGAGGAGCTGAGGACCTACCAGGATCTCAAGAGGTTCGCCATGGTCAACG GTTCGGACTTGTGTGCCTACGACTTAGCAGGTCATAAATACCCCGGTCTACCTGAGAGGTTCACCAAATGCCCCAAACTACCTGTTCCACCCAG TAAACCTTTGCCAGTGTTTAACCGCTGCACCCCATTGGACGTCTCCTGCTACGCGAGGTTCGCTGAGGCTATGGTGACCTTCGTGGGCGACGACGGCGTTGTGCACCGCCTGATCGCCGGCGTCGCCGCCAGTAAAGAGATCATCATCGGACTGTGTTTTCTGGCTCTGG TCCTGTCCATGATCCTGATGGTGATCATTCGGTACATCTCGGCCGTCCTCGTCTGGATCCTCACCGCTCTGGTCGTCCTGGGATCTCTTg CGGGGACCAGCGTCCTTTGGTGGCTCTACATCGACCACCGTCTCTATGGAAACGACACCACCACTAAAGACACCAAGGAGGAGGGCAGCAGGGACAGTGGACAGGCGCTGCTCGTCTACGCCGCCGCCTCCACCATCTTCACT GTCATCGTGCTTCTGTTGATGCTGTTCATGAGGAAGCGAGTCGCGCTGACCATCGCCTTGTTCCATGTCGCCGGCAAGGTCTTCTtccacctccccctcctcacTCTGCAACCCTTCGTCAccttcctcaccctcctcaTCTTCTGGATCTACTGGATCCTGGTTCTGCTATTCCTGGGAACCACTG GGAACCCAGTCCAGAATGAGGAGACAGGTCTGATAGAGTTCAGACTGACCGGACCTCTACAGTACCTGACCTGGTACCACGCCGTCGGTCTGGTCTGGATCACGGAGTTCGTCTTGGCCTGTCAGCAGATGACGGTGGCCGGAGCTGTGGTCACGTACTACTTCACCAG GGACAAGAACCGACTGCCAGTGACCCCCATCCTGTCTTCAGTCCTGAGGTTGGTCCGTTACCACCTGGGCACCGTCGCTAAAGGGTCCTTCATCATTACACTGGTCAAGATCCCGAGACTCATCCTCATGTACATCCACAACCAGCTCAAAGGAAAG GAGAACGCTTGCGCTCGTTGTCTGCTCAAAGCTTGTATCTGCTGCCTGTGGTGTTTGGAGAAGTGCCTCAACTATCTCAATCAG aatgcatatGCAGCCACAGCCATCAACAGCACCAGTTTCTGCACGTCAGCACGGGATGCCTTCGTGATCCTGGTGGAGAACGCCCTGCGCGTCGCCACAATCAACGCCGTGGGAGACTTTGTGCTCTTCCTGGGGAAG ATCCTGATCGTGACGTCAACGGCGTTCGCCGgcgtcctcctcctgaactacCAGCGGGACTACGCCGAGTGGCTGCTGCCGCTCATCATCGTGTGTCTCTTCTCCTTCCTGGTGGCTCACTGCTTCCTGTCCGTCTTCGAGATCGTGGTGGACGTCCTCTTCCTGTGCTTCGCCATCGACACCAAGTACAACGACGGCACCCCGGGGAAGGAGTTCTTCATGGACAAAGCCCTGATG GAGTTCGTGGAGAGCAGCCGGCGGTTGGAGCGGGCGGCGGAGCGTGGGCGGAGCCGGGTGAAGGAAGTGGTTTCAGAGGGGGTGGAGATGAAGCCCATGGTGAGTGACAGCAGAGGGGGCGAGGCCAGACCAGAGAGCTCGTCGGGCGAGGCGTGGACAGGGCTGGATGTTGGCGGGGGAGAGTGGGCGGAGCTCCAGGAGTTCCAGGTGTACTACCTGCTGGTGGGGGTGCTGGTGGACTGGGCGCTGGCGGAGCAGAGCGGCTTCGTCCTCTGTCTCAGCGAGGAcgtgttcctcttcctgtgcGTCTACCTGCCCACCTCcaccctcttcctgtttgttagCCTGCTGCATTCGCCAAGCCACGCCTCCTCCGGCAGCAAATCCGGCGTCGTTACCGCCacgtgctaa